Proteins from a single region of Cryptomeria japonica unplaced genomic scaffold, Sugi_1.0 HiC_scaffold_49, whole genome shotgun sequence:
- the LOC131862589 gene encoding phospholipase A1-Igamma1, chloroplastic-like produces the protein MAVFPLPQLEDNAVLLPSSQTNSTQPQLCDVWRDIQGAHNWNGLLDRMVPNLKAEALRYGNLAQLCYDAFDGKSYSKNYGTCYHSKRDPFNKMGMSESGYQVTKYVYANTNLLNQVFGEKPKDQGVWLGFIAVCTDPNEIRRLGRRDIMQEHHFADGVLIERGFLSCYTSTVRHRQGAAGATVNISTRDLVVSEIERLIQVYEKEMDNLSITFTGHSLGAALATLSAYDIKQMLCTKHNFHQIPVTVFAFASPRVGNLAFAKRVEEIGVKVLRFVNKRDLVPKVPGVCMNENVGCLSKLLHWLPWTYFHVGVELPLHNNSPFIQHTHNLAYFHNLELYLHLLDGYVGSKQPFSWSGRDHALVNKSCDLLPEKYEIPPKWWQEQNKGLVKGPDGKWTQPSEEE, from the exons ATGGCCGTATTTCCATTGCCCCAGCTTGAAGATAATGCTGTATTATTACCCAGTTCCCAAACTAACTCAACGCAGCCTCAGCTATGTGACGtatggagagatatacaaggtgcCCATAATTGGAATGGTTTGCTTGATCGCATGGTGCCCAATTTGAAAGCTGAAGCTCTCAGATATGGGAATTTGGCACAGCTTTGTTACGACGCATTTGATGGCAAAAGCTACTCCAAAAACTACGGCACATGTTATCACAGTAAAAGAGATCCGTTCAATAAGATGGGCATGTCTGAAAGTGGCTACCAAGTCACTAAATATGTTTACGCCAATACTAATCTGTTAAATCAAGTTTTTGGTGAGAAACCAAAAGACCAAGGTGTTTGGTTGGGTTTTATTGCAGTTTGCACGGATCCAAATGAGATAAGAAGGCTTGGACGACGAGACATA ATGCAAGAGCATCATTTCGCGGATGGAGTACTAATTGAGAGAGGATTCCTGAGCTGCTATACTTCAACTGTCCGTCACCGTCAAGGCGCTGCAGGAGCCACTGTGAACATCAGCACCAGAGATTTGGTAGTCTCAGAGATAGAACGATTGATTCAAGTTTATGAAAAAGAGATGGACAATTTAAGCATAACATTTACGGGACACAGCTTAGGAGCTGCTCTTGCAACCTTGAGCGCTTATGATATCAAACAAATGCTTTGCACCAAGCATAATTTTCATCAAATTCCCGTCACCGTCTTCGCTTTTGCCTCTCCCCGGGTGGGAAATCTTGCGTTTGCTAAACGGGTGGAGGAGATTGGAGTGAAAGTGCTGAGGTTTGTGAACAAGCGTGACCTGGTTCCCAAAGTGCCCGGAGTTTGTATGAACGAGAACGTGGGATGCCTCAGCAAATTGCTGCATTGGCTTCCGTGGACATACTTTCATGTTGGCGTCGAGCTTCCTTTACACAACAATTCTCCATTCATTCAGCACACCCATAATCTTGCCTACTTTCATAATTTAGAGCTTTACTTGCATTTACTGGACGGGTACGTTGGAAGTAAGCAGCCGTTTTCTTGGAGTGGAAGAGATCATGCTCTGGTTAATAAGAGCTGTGATTTATTGCCCGAGAAATATGAAATTCCTCCAAAATGGTGGCAGGAACAGAACAAGGGCCTCGTTAAAGGTCCAGATGGCAAATGGACGCAGCCATCAGAAGAGGAATAA